A section of the Myxocyprinus asiaticus isolate MX2 ecotype Aquarium Trade chromosome 22, UBuf_Myxa_2, whole genome shotgun sequence genome encodes:
- the arl3l2 gene encoding ADP ribosylation factor like GTPase 3, like 2, giving the protein MGEASKGLLSIIQKLKGSSEVELRIVLLGLDNAGKTTLLKCLASEDLNTITPTQGFNIKSVASHGMKLNMWDIGGQRQIRPFWKKYLENTDLLIYVIDSSDKKRFEETGLELSELIDEKNLAGVPILIFANKQDLATASQASEIAEGLNLHTYRDRVWQIQACSAVTGEGVQDGMNWICNNLIKK; this is encoded by the exons ATGGGTGAAGCTTCAAAG GGCCTGCTTTCAATCATACAGAAACTGAAAGGATCTTCAGAGGTGGAGTTGAGGATAGTTCTGTTGGGTTTAGATAATGCTGGCAAAACCACTCTACTCAAGTGTCTGGCCTCAGAAGACCTCAACACCATTACACCAACACAG GGCTTTAACATCAAGAGTGTGGCATCTCATGGTATGAAACTGAACATGTGGGACATCGGAGGACAGAGACAGATCCGTCCCTTCTGGAAAAAATACTTAGAAAACACAGATTTATTG ATTTATGTCATAGACAGCTCTGACAAGAAGCGGTTTGAGGAAACAGGACTG gaactATCAGAGCTGATAGACGAGAAAAACCTTGCTGGCGTTCCCATCCTCATCTTTGCGAATAAGCAGGATCTGGCCACAGCGTCCCAAGCCAGTGAGATTGCTGAGGGTTTGAACCTGCACACGTACAGAGACAGAGTCTGGCAGATACAGGCCTGTTCTGCAGTCACAGGAGAGGGTGTACAG GACGGTATGAACTGGATCTGCAACAACCTCATCAAAAAGTGA
- the LOC127412819 gene encoding uncharacterized protein LOC127412819: MGAFGRALLITVFFYFSSCPQCSSNSINCTSVLVSLNTTSTTVEEGADVTVTCLHNLPKGIMNSFSWHLDKDLTTDIQNETLNIKSISKTVEVNCTVSNICGNFSVNLKITVNASNAMVIVLICIGAAAGVLLMLAIVMKITLRRGQVQSQARMRKRQQNIENIHSNVTTISGY; encoded by the exons CATCATGTCCACAGTGTTCATCCAATTCAATCAACTGCACCAGTG TGTTAGTGAGCTTGAATACCACTTCCACCACAGTGGAGGAGGGTGCAGACGTGACTGTGACCTGCCTTCATAACCTCCCCAAAGGCATTATGAATTCCTTCAGCTGGCATCTGGACAAGGATTTAACTACAGATATTCAAAATGAAACTTTGAATATCAAGAGCATATCAAAAACAGTGGAAGTCAACTGTACAGTCAGCAACATTTGTGGAAACTTCTCTGTTAatttaaaaattacagtaaatg CTAGTAATGCTATGGTGATTGTATTGATTTGTATCGGAGCAGCTGCTGGTGTTCTTCTCATGTTAGCGATAGTCATGAAGATCACCCTCCGGAGAGGACAAG TTCAGAGTCAGGCCAGGATGAGAAAAAGGCAACAGAATATAGAGAACATCCACAGTAATGTAACCACCATTTCCGGTTACTAA